The following coding sequences are from one Pseudonocardia sp. EC080619-01 window:
- the atpD gene encoding F0F1 ATP synthase subunit beta produces the protein MTATADTSATGTITGRVVQVTGPVVDVEFPRDQVPDLYNALSLEVDLSGDHRKLTLEIAQHLGDNLVRAISMQPTDGVVRGQEVTDLGRPISVPVGDQVKGHVFNALGDCLDDPSIQFTGDLRSIHQKAPRFDQLEGKTEMLETGIKVLDLMTPYVVGGKIGLFGGAGVGKTVLIQEMIQRVALNFGGTSVFAGVGERTREGNDLITEMTESGVMKNTALVFGQMDEPPGTRMRVALSALTMAEYFRDAQDQDVLLFIDNIFRFTQAGQEVSTLLGRMPSAVGYQPTLADEMGELQERITSTRGRSITSMQAIYVPADDYTDPAPATTFAHLDATTELSRPISQKGIYPAVDPLTSTSRILDPQYVGDEHFRVANEVKRILQKYNDLQDIIAILGIDELSEEDKQLVGRARRIERFLSQNLLVAEQFTGQPGSTVPLKETIEAFDKIAKGEFDDVPEQAFFLCGGLDDLEKNRKKLEG, from the coding sequence ATGACCGCAACCGCCGATACTTCGGCCACCGGCACGATCACCGGGCGCGTCGTCCAGGTGACCGGCCCGGTCGTCGACGTCGAGTTCCCGCGTGACCAGGTCCCGGACCTGTACAACGCGCTGTCCCTGGAGGTCGACCTCTCCGGCGACCACCGCAAGCTGACCCTGGAGATCGCCCAGCACCTGGGCGACAACCTGGTCCGCGCGATCTCCATGCAGCCGACCGACGGCGTGGTCCGCGGCCAGGAGGTCACCGACCTCGGCCGTCCGATCTCGGTGCCGGTGGGCGACCAGGTCAAGGGGCACGTGTTCAACGCGCTCGGCGACTGCCTGGACGACCCGAGCATCCAGTTCACCGGTGACCTGCGGTCGATCCACCAGAAGGCCCCGCGGTTCGACCAGCTCGAGGGCAAGACCGAGATGCTGGAGACCGGCATCAAGGTCCTCGACCTGATGACCCCGTACGTGGTCGGCGGCAAGATCGGTCTGTTCGGTGGTGCCGGTGTCGGCAAGACCGTGCTGATCCAGGAGATGATCCAGCGTGTCGCGCTGAACTTCGGTGGCACCTCGGTGTTCGCCGGCGTCGGCGAGCGCACCCGTGAGGGCAACGACCTCATCACGGAGATGACCGAGTCGGGCGTCATGAAGAACACCGCCCTGGTGTTCGGTCAGATGGACGAGCCGCCGGGCACCCGTATGCGCGTCGCGCTCTCCGCGCTGACGATGGCGGAGTACTTCCGGGACGCGCAGGACCAGGACGTCCTGCTGTTCATCGACAACATCTTCCGGTTCACCCAGGCCGGCCAGGAGGTCTCGACCCTCCTCGGCCGCATGCCGTCCGCGGTGGGCTACCAGCCCACCCTGGCCGACGAGATGGGCGAGCTGCAGGAGCGGATCACATCGACCCGTGGCCGTTCGATCACCTCGATGCAGGCGATCTACGTCCCCGCGGACGACTACACCGACCCGGCTCCGGCGACCACGTTCGCCCACCTGGACGCGACCACCGAGCTCTCCCGGCCGATCTCCCAGAAGGGGATCTACCCGGCGGTGGACCCGCTGACCTCGACCTCCCGGATCCTCGACCCGCAGTACGTGGGCGACGAGCACTTCCGGGTCGCCAACGAGGTCAAGCGGATCCTGCAGAAGTACAACGACCTGCAGGACATCATCGCGATCCTCGGTATCGACGAGCTGTCCGAGGAGGACAAGCAGCTGGTCGGCCGGGCCCGCCGGATCGAGCGCTTCCTGTCGCAGAACCTCCTGGTCGCCGAGCAGTTCACCGGCCAGCCGGGCTCGACGGTCCCGCTGAAGGAGACCATCGAGGCGTTCGACAAGATCGCCAAGGGCGAGTTCGACGACGTGCCCGAGCAGGCGTTCTTCCTCTGCGGCGGTCTGGACGACCTGGAGAAGAACCGCAAGAAGCTCGAGGGCTGA
- a CDS encoding DUF2550 domain-containing protein, which translates to MELIAAIVGVLLLCLVVPLIWLAVRRVRLMRNGGVDLCLRRRFAVTDWHFGVGRYEGERFAWYRLTSFRIGATVVLDRAGLDIVERRPPHRSEEFAIPTAVEVLRCRGRDAGGRGIDVELAMSQDVRTGFLAWLEATPPGRTRGFREAS; encoded by the coding sequence GTGGAACTCATCGCGGCGATCGTCGGAGTTCTGCTGCTGTGTCTGGTCGTCCCCCTGATCTGGCTCGCCGTACGGCGGGTGCGACTCATGCGTAACGGCGGCGTGGACCTGTGTCTGCGCCGCCGTTTCGCTGTCACGGACTGGCACTTCGGTGTCGGTCGCTACGAGGGCGAGCGCTTCGCCTGGTACCGGCTCACCAGCTTCCGGATCGGCGCCACCGTGGTCCTGGACCGCGCCGGGCTGGACATCGTCGAGCGACGCCCACCGCACCGCTCCGAGGAGTTCGCCATCCCGACGGCGGTCGAGGTGCTCCGCTGCCGGGGCCGCGACGCCGGCGGCCGCGGCATCGACGTCGAACTGGCGATGTCCCAGGACGTCCGCACCGGGTTCCTGGCGTGGCTGGAGGCCACACCGCCGGGACGCACCCGCGGATTCCGCGAGGCGTCCTGA
- a CDS encoding F0F1 ATP synthase subunit delta gives MATVLQPASRDALVALTERLDGYVDGASARDLTTTADELFAVARFLDGERAVQRLLADSASPEEARADLVRRLFGAQLSQPTVDLVSELARKRWSKTRDVVVAAEALARQAAVAVAEKTGSLDEVEDQLFRFGRILGREPELNGLLADTTRPVEGRVQLLDGVLGDRVFPVTATLLREAVRLPRGRHLDVVAEELAELAAARRDRSVAKVRTPVALTPDQESKLEESLGRIYGRKISLQVELDRDLLGGLVVQVGGEVIDGSVAGRLAAARRSLPS, from the coding sequence ATGGCCACGGTCCTGCAGCCCGCGTCCCGGGACGCGCTCGTCGCGCTGACCGAGCGGCTGGACGGCTACGTCGACGGTGCGTCCGCCCGGGACCTGACCACGACGGCGGACGAGCTGTTCGCGGTGGCCCGGTTCCTGGACGGCGAGCGCGCCGTGCAGCGGCTGCTGGCCGACTCCGCGTCGCCGGAGGAGGCCCGGGCCGATCTGGTCCGCCGCCTGTTCGGTGCGCAGCTCTCGCAGCCGACCGTCGACCTCGTCTCCGAGCTGGCGCGCAAGCGCTGGTCGAAGACCCGGGACGTCGTCGTCGCCGCGGAGGCGCTGGCCCGCCAGGCCGCCGTCGCCGTCGCCGAGAAGACCGGGTCGCTCGACGAGGTCGAGGACCAGCTGTTCCGGTTCGGCCGCATCCTCGGCCGCGAGCCGGAGCTCAACGGTCTGCTCGCCGACACCACCAGGCCGGTGGAGGGTCGCGTGCAGCTGCTGGACGGCGTGCTCGGCGACCGGGTCTTCCCGGTCACCGCGACGCTGCTCCGCGAGGCGGTCCGGCTGCCCCGCGGCCGGCACCTGGACGTCGTCGCCGAGGAGCTCGCCGAGCTCGCGGCGGCCCGCCGGGACCGGTCGGTCGCGAAGGTGCGCACCCCCGTCGCGCTGACTCCCGACCAGGAGTCGAAGCTCGAAGAGTCCCTCGGCCGGATCTACGGCCGCAAGATCTCCCTGCAGGTCGAGCTCGACCGGGACCTCCTCGGAGGTCTGGTCGTGCAGGTCGGCGGCGAGGTCATCGACGGCAGCGTGGCGGGCAGACTCGCCGCCGCGCGCCGGTCCCTGCCCAGCTGA
- the murA gene encoding UDP-N-acetylglucosamine 1-carboxyvinyltransferase, which translates to MVEHFAVRGGARLNGSVDVVGAKNSVLKLMAAALLAEGRTTLENCPEILDVPLMADVLRSLGCAVAIEGGTVHIDVPANPGAEADYRSVSKLRASVCVLGPLVARCRRAVVPLPGGDAIGSRPLDMHQNGLRKLGATTDIEHGSVTASAQDLHGAQIWLDFPSVGATENILMAAVLAEGTTVIDNAAREPEIVDLCVMLQQMGAKLEGVGSSTLTVHGVTGLQPTTHRVIGDRIVGATWAFAAAMTRGEVTVRGVDPHHIDLVLDKLRSAGAEISTGGEEFSVAMPGRPEAVDFVTLPYPGFATDLQPMAIALSAVAEGTSMITENVFEARFRFVDEMVRLGADARTDGHHAVVRGREELSSAPVWASDIRAGAGLVLAGLCARGTTEVWDVAHIDRGYPRFVENLSALGADIRRVAGEPER; encoded by the coding sequence GTGGTGGAGCATTTCGCGGTCCGCGGCGGGGCCCGGCTGAACGGGTCCGTCGACGTCGTCGGGGCGAAGAACAGTGTGCTCAAGCTGATGGCTGCGGCGCTGCTGGCCGAGGGCCGGACGACGCTCGAGAACTGCCCCGAGATCCTGGACGTGCCGCTGATGGCGGACGTCCTGCGCAGCCTCGGCTGCGCGGTGGCGATCGAGGGCGGCACCGTGCACATCGACGTCCCGGCGAACCCCGGCGCCGAGGCGGACTACCGCTCGGTGTCGAAGCTGCGCGCGTCGGTCTGCGTGCTCGGGCCGCTGGTGGCGCGCTGCCGGCGGGCCGTCGTCCCGCTGCCCGGTGGCGACGCGATCGGCTCCCGGCCGCTGGACATGCACCAGAACGGCCTGCGGAAGCTGGGCGCGACGACCGACATCGAGCACGGCAGTGTCACCGCCTCGGCGCAGGACCTGCACGGTGCGCAGATCTGGCTGGACTTCCCCAGCGTCGGCGCGACCGAGAACATCCTGATGGCGGCGGTGCTCGCCGAGGGCACGACCGTCATCGACAACGCGGCCCGCGAGCCGGAGATCGTGGATCTCTGCGTGATGCTGCAGCAGATGGGCGCGAAGCTGGAGGGCGTCGGGTCCTCGACGCTGACCGTGCACGGCGTGACCGGCCTGCAGCCCACCACGCACCGCGTGATCGGCGACCGGATCGTCGGAGCGACCTGGGCGTTCGCGGCGGCGATGACCCGCGGCGAGGTGACCGTCCGCGGGGTGGACCCGCACCACATCGACCTCGTGCTGGACAAGCTGCGCAGCGCGGGCGCCGAGATCTCCACCGGCGGGGAGGAGTTCTCCGTCGCGATGCCGGGCCGCCCGGAGGCGGTGGACTTCGTGACGCTGCCCTACCCGGGTTTCGCCACGGACCTGCAGCCGATGGCGATCGCGCTCTCCGCCGTCGCCGAGGGCACGTCGATGATCACCGAGAACGTGTTCGAGGCACGGTTCCGGTTCGTCGACGAGATGGTCCGGCTCGGCGCCGACGCCCGCACGGACGGGCACCACGCCGTCGTGCGCGGGCGGGAGGAGCTGTCGTCGGCGCCGGTGTGGGCCAGCGACATCCGGGCCGGGGCGGGCCTGGTCCTGGCCGGACTGTGCGCCCGCGGCACGACCGAGGTCTGGGACGTCGCGCACATCGACCGCGGCTACCCGCGCTTCGTCGAGAACCTCTCCGCGCTGGGCGCGGACATCCGCCGGGTGGCGGGCGAGCCGGAGCGCTGA
- a CDS encoding DUF1206 domain-containing protein, with protein sequence MVSTPDAADVSRAGRRAASGARDVAHSTPVRIAARVGIAANGVLHLLIGWLAVQVALGSGAQADQNGALGAIAAEPLGRAFLWVLVVGFAAVVLWRAVSAVWGFGYVGDRSRRLVKRVVSAGQAVVYAVLAVAAAPTALSGRASSGGGGQATAGLLGLPGGQIVTALVGLGVLVGGGVMVWNGWQQRFLEDQDLAGADRRVRRLDARTGQIGFIAKGVAIGVLGILVGVAALTFDPARANGLDSALKALREQPYGVFLLVAVGLGIACYGVFCFFDARYHRVT encoded by the coding sequence ATGGTGAGCACCCCGGATGCTGCTGACGTGTCACGGGCCGGTCGCCGGGCGGCGAGCGGAGCACGGGACGTGGCGCACTCGACGCCGGTCCGGATCGCGGCGCGGGTGGGGATCGCCGCGAACGGCGTTCTGCACCTGCTGATCGGCTGGCTGGCGGTGCAGGTGGCGCTCGGGTCCGGAGCGCAGGCGGACCAGAACGGTGCGCTGGGTGCGATCGCCGCCGAACCGCTGGGCCGGGCCTTCCTGTGGGTCCTGGTCGTGGGGTTCGCGGCGGTCGTCCTGTGGCGGGCCGTCTCGGCGGTGTGGGGTTTCGGCTACGTCGGCGACCGGTCCCGCAGGCTGGTCAAGCGCGTGGTGTCCGCCGGGCAGGCCGTGGTCTACGCGGTGCTGGCGGTCGCGGCGGCGCCGACGGCGCTGAGCGGACGTGCGTCGTCGGGCGGGGGCGGGCAGGCGACCGCGGGCCTGCTGGGCCTGCCGGGCGGGCAGATCGTGACCGCGCTCGTCGGACTCGGGGTGCTCGTGGGCGGTGGCGTGATGGTGTGGAACGGCTGGCAGCAGCGCTTCCTCGAGGACCAGGACCTGGCGGGTGCCGATCGCCGGGTCCGCCGGCTCGATGCCCGTACCGGGCAGATCGGGTTCATCGCGAAGGGCGTCGCGATCGGTGTGCTCGGGATCCTCGTCGGTGTCGCCGCGCTGACGTTCGACCCGGCGCGTGCGAACGGACTCGACTCGGCGCTGAAGGCCCTGCGCGAGCAGCCCTACGGGGTGTTCCTGCTCGTCGCGGTCGGGCTGGGGATCGCCTGCTACGGCGTGTTCTGCTTCTTCGACGCCCGGTACCACCGGGTCACCTGA
- the atpA gene encoding F0F1 ATP synthase subunit alpha — protein MTELTISSEEIRSAISSYVSSLESDTSRREVGAVSDTGDGIAHVEGLPSAMTNELLEFEGGVRGVALNLEQNEIGAVVLGDYTGIEEGQQVTRTGEVLSVPVGEGYLGRVVDPLGNAIDGLGDIETDSRRVLELQAASVMERQSVHEPLQTGIKAIDAMTPIGRGQRQLVIGDRKTGKTAVCVDTIINQKENWASGDPKKQVRCIYVAVGQKGSTIAGVRQSLEDAGALEYTTIVAAPASDPAGYKWLAPYTGSAIGQHWMYQGKHVLIVFDDLSKQAEAYRAISLLLRRPPGREAYPGDVFYLHSRLLERCAKLSDDLGAGSMTGLPIIETKANDVSAYIPTNVISITDGQVFLESDLFNQGVRPAINVGISVSRVGGDAQVKAMKTVSGSLRLDLSQYRELEAFAAFGSDLDAASAASLGRGERLVELLKQAQYAPVAVQDQVVSIWLGTSGKLDSVPVADVQRFEGEFREYARRHAAGPLSEIVDTGKLSDDAISTLTSAVDTFKRNEFTASDGSSVVPNEKPAKALDEDDVEQETVTVKKS, from the coding sequence ATGACAGAGCTGACGATCTCCTCCGAGGAGATCCGGAGCGCGATCTCCAGCTACGTCTCGTCGCTGGAGAGCGACACGTCCCGCCGCGAGGTCGGCGCCGTGTCCGACACCGGTGACGGCATCGCCCACGTCGAGGGCCTGCCCTCGGCCATGACCAACGAGCTGCTCGAGTTCGAGGGCGGCGTCCGAGGCGTGGCGCTGAACCTGGAGCAGAACGAGATCGGCGCCGTCGTCCTCGGTGACTACACCGGCATCGAGGAGGGGCAGCAGGTCACCCGCACCGGCGAGGTCCTCTCGGTCCCGGTCGGCGAGGGCTACCTGGGCCGGGTCGTCGACCCGCTCGGCAACGCCATCGACGGTCTCGGCGACATCGAGACCGACTCGCGGCGCGTGCTCGAGCTGCAGGCGGCCTCGGTGATGGAGCGCCAGTCGGTGCACGAGCCGCTGCAGACCGGCATCAAGGCGATCGACGCCATGACGCCGATCGGCCGTGGCCAGCGGCAGCTGGTGATCGGCGACCGCAAGACCGGCAAGACCGCGGTCTGCGTCGACACGATCATCAACCAGAAGGAGAACTGGGCGTCGGGCGACCCCAAGAAGCAGGTCCGCTGCATCTACGTCGCCGTCGGCCAGAAGGGCTCCACGATCGCCGGTGTCCGGCAGTCCCTCGAGGACGCCGGTGCGCTGGAGTACACGACGATCGTCGCCGCCCCGGCGTCCGACCCGGCCGGCTACAAGTGGCTCGCCCCCTACACCGGCTCGGCCATCGGCCAGCACTGGATGTACCAGGGCAAGCACGTCCTGATCGTCTTCGACGACCTCTCGAAGCAGGCCGAGGCGTACCGCGCGATCTCGCTGCTGCTGCGCCGCCCGCCGGGCCGTGAGGCCTACCCGGGCGACGTGTTCTACCTGCACTCGCGGCTGCTGGAGCGTTGCGCGAAGCTGTCCGACGACCTCGGCGCGGGTTCGATGACCGGTCTCCCGATCATCGAGACCAAGGCGAACGACGTGTCGGCGTACATCCCGACCAACGTCATCTCCATCACCGACGGCCAGGTCTTCCTCGAGTCCGACCTGTTCAACCAGGGCGTCCGGCCGGCGATCAACGTCGGTATCTCGGTCTCCCGGGTCGGTGGCGACGCCCAGGTCAAGGCCATGAAGACGGTGTCCGGTTCGCTGCGTCTGGACCTCTCGCAGTACCGCGAGCTGGAGGCGTTCGCCGCCTTCGGTTCGGACCTCGACGCCGCGTCGGCGGCCTCGCTGGGCCGCGGTGAGCGTCTGGTCGAGCTGCTGAAGCAGGCCCAGTACGCGCCGGTCGCGGTGCAGGACCAGGTCGTCTCGATCTGGCTCGGCACCTCGGGCAAGCTCGACTCCGTCCCGGTCGCCGACGTGCAGCGCTTCGAGGGCGAGTTCCGCGAGTACGCGCGCCGGCACGCCGCGGGTCCGCTCAGCGAGATCGTCGACACCGGGAAGCTCTCGGACGACGCGATCTCGACGCTGACCTCGGCCGTCGACACCTTCAAGCGCAACGAGTTCACCGCCTCCGACGGTTCCTCGGTCGTCCCGAACGAGAAGCCGGCGAAGGCCCTCGACGAGGACGACGTCGAGCAGGAGACCGTCACCGTCAAGAAGAGCTGA
- a CDS encoding ATP synthase F0 subunit C, translating to MNVPTQVLAQAADINPGLAAIGFGASAIGAGIGVGLIWSAVISGTARQPEARGQLMGIGWTTFVLAELVMLIGLVLFFIAGG from the coding sequence GTGAACGTCCCCACGCAGGTCCTGGCCCAGGCCGCCGACATCAACCCCGGCCTCGCGGCCATCGGCTTCGGTGCCAGCGCCATCGGCGCCGGCATCGGCGTCGGCCTGATCTGGTCGGCCGTCATCAGCGGCACCGCCCGCCAGCCGGAGGCCCGTGGCCAGCTGATGGGTATCGGCTGGACCACCTTCGTGCTCGCCGAGCTGGTCATGCTGATCGGCCTGGTGCTGTTCTTCATCGCCGGCGGCTGA
- a CDS encoding F0F1 ATP synthase subunit epsilon translates to MTVELVSVERRLWSGDARFVLARTTVGEVGILPGHQPMLAQLEEAGTVRIDSTDGSKRTIAVHGGFLSVSAERVSILAEFAEQSDEIDVDRARRARDGADTSTDEGKAAVARAEARLRAAEAN, encoded by the coding sequence ATGACCGTGGAGCTGGTCTCCGTCGAGCGCCGGCTGTGGTCGGGTGACGCGCGCTTCGTGCTCGCCCGCACCACCGTCGGCGAGGTCGGCATCCTGCCCGGCCACCAGCCGATGCTGGCCCAGCTCGAGGAGGCCGGCACCGTCCGGATCGACTCGACCGACGGCTCGAAGCGCACCATCGCGGTGCACGGCGGGTTCCTGTCGGTCTCCGCGGAGCGGGTGTCGATCCTGGCCGAGTTCGCCGAGCAGTCGGACGAGATCGACGTCGACCGGGCCCGCCGGGCGCGGGACGGTGCCGACACCTCGACCGACGAGGGCAAGGCGGCCGTCGCCCGGGCCGAGGCCCGCCTCCGGGCGGCCGAGGCCAACTAG
- a CDS encoding F0F1 ATP synthase subunit gamma gives MAAQIRVLRRRIRSTQSIKKITRSQELIATSRIAKARARVDEARPYAELMTSTLSELASNSALDHPLLVEREQPKRAAVLVVTSDRGQCGGYNANVLKEAEKLQSLLREQGKEPVLYVIGRKGVSYYRFRNRDIEQSWTGFSEQPGYEHAAEAARTLVDAFMAGEDDGDGNADGVHGVDELHLVYTSFKNMITQIPQARRMAPLEVEYAADSASAKPVDEDDRTADTAQSQVESPGSKGLQSLYEFEPDPDTLFDALLPKYIGARLYAALLESAASESANRQRAMKAATDNANELIRSLTLEANQARQAQITQEISEIVGGVDALASAGSES, from the coding sequence ATGGCGGCACAGATCCGGGTGCTGCGCCGGCGTATCCGGTCGACGCAGTCCATCAAGAAGATCACCCGCTCCCAGGAGCTGATCGCGACCTCACGGATCGCGAAGGCCCGGGCGCGGGTGGACGAGGCGCGTCCCTACGCCGAGCTGATGACGAGCACGCTCTCCGAGCTCGCCTCCAACTCGGCGCTGGACCACCCGCTGCTCGTCGAGCGTGAGCAGCCGAAGCGGGCCGCCGTCCTGGTCGTGACCAGTGACCGCGGTCAGTGCGGCGGCTACAACGCCAACGTGCTCAAGGAGGCCGAGAAGCTGCAGTCCCTGCTCCGTGAGCAGGGCAAGGAGCCGGTGCTGTACGTGATCGGCCGCAAGGGCGTCTCGTACTACCGGTTCCGCAACCGGGACATCGAGCAGTCCTGGACCGGTTTCTCCGAGCAGCCCGGTTACGAGCACGCGGCCGAGGCGGCGCGCACGCTGGTCGACGCGTTCATGGCCGGCGAGGACGACGGCGACGGCAACGCCGACGGCGTGCACGGGGTGGACGAGCTGCACCTCGTCTACACCAGCTTCAAGAACATGATCACGCAGATCCCGCAGGCCCGGCGGATGGCGCCGCTCGAGGTCGAGTACGCGGCGGACTCCGCGTCGGCGAAGCCGGTGGACGAGGACGACCGCACCGCGGACACCGCGCAGAGCCAGGTGGAGAGCCCCGGCAGCAAGGGGCTGCAGTCGCTGTACGAGTTCGAGCCGGACCCGGACACGCTGTTCGACGCGCTGCTGCCGAAGTACATCGGGGCCCGCCTCTACGCGGCCCTGCTGGAGTCGGCGGCGTCGGAGTCGGCGAACCGGCAGCGGGCCATGAAGGCCGCGACCGACAACGCCAACGAACTGATCCGTAGCCTGACCCTGGAGGCCAACCAGGCTCGCCAGGCTCAGATCACCCAGGAGATCAGCGAGATCGTCGGTGGTGTCGACGCCCTCGCGAGCGCAGGAAGTGAGAGCTGA
- a CDS encoding cob(I)yrinic acid a,c-diamide adenosyltransferase: protein MAVHLTRIYTKTGDDGTTALGDFSRVRKTDPRLAAYADTDEANAAIGVAVTVGGLAERVADPLRQIQNDLFDVGADLCAPIVENPEFPPLRITEGYVTRLESWCDEFNPELPKLNSFILPGGTPGAAYLHVARTVTRRAERSVWALLDDDGDRTNPLTAQYLNRLSDLLFILGRVANPDGDVLWQPGGPHGAPDA from the coding sequence GTGGCGGTGCACCTGACTCGGATCTACACGAAGACCGGCGACGACGGGACGACGGCGCTCGGCGACTTCAGCCGCGTCCGCAAGACCGACCCGCGCCTGGCGGCCTACGCGGACACCGACGAGGCGAACGCCGCGATCGGCGTCGCGGTGACGGTCGGCGGCCTCGCCGAGCGCGTCGCCGATCCGCTCCGGCAGATCCAGAACGACCTGTTCGACGTCGGCGCGGACCTCTGCGCGCCCATCGTGGAGAACCCGGAGTTCCCGCCGCTGCGGATCACCGAGGGCTACGTGACGCGGCTCGAGTCGTGGTGCGACGAGTTCAACCCGGAGCTGCCGAAGCTGAACTCGTTCATCCTGCCCGGGGGGACGCCCGGCGCCGCGTACCTGCACGTCGCCCGGACCGTCACCCGTCGCGCCGAGCGGTCGGTGTGGGCCCTGCTGGACGACGACGGCGACCGCACGAACCCGCTCACCGCGCAGTACCTGAACCGGCTCTCGGACCTGCTGTTCATCCTGGGCCGCGTCGCGAACCCGGACGGCGACGTCCTCTGGCAGCCCGGCGGCCCGCACGGCGCCCCCGACGCCTGA
- a CDS encoding F0F1 ATP synthase subunit B produces the protein MELILAAEEPLPILPHGNELVLGIVAFAILLFVLWKFAVPRFETLYEERTDAIEGGLKRAQETQEQADRLKKEYEDQLAGLRAEAARIRDDARAEGQQIKAELREEAEQEAARIRTRGEEQVSAARDAAQRALRNEVGGLSVQLAERLLREQLTDDSRRSSTIDSFLGELDQQGAARSGAN, from the coding sequence GTGGAACTGATTCTCGCCGCCGAGGAACCGCTGCCGATTCTCCCGCACGGCAACGAGCTCGTCCTCGGGATCGTCGCGTTCGCCATCCTGCTCTTCGTGCTCTGGAAGTTCGCGGTCCCGCGCTTCGAGACGCTCTACGAGGAGCGGACGGACGCGATCGAGGGCGGTCTGAAGCGTGCTCAGGAGACCCAGGAGCAGGCGGACCGGCTGAAGAAGGAGTACGAGGACCAGCTGGCCGGCCTCCGGGCCGAGGCGGCGCGCATCCGCGACGATGCGCGTGCCGAGGGCCAGCAGATCAAGGCCGAGCTGCGCGAGGAGGCCGAGCAGGAGGCCGCCCGCATCCGGACCCGGGGCGAGGAGCAGGTCTCCGCGGCCCGCGACGCCGCGCAGCGCGCCCTCCGCAACGAGGTCGGCGGCCTGTCCGTGCAGCTGGCCGAGCGCCTGCTGCGCGAGCAGCTCACCGACGACTCGCGTCGCTCGTCGACGATCGACTCGTTCCTGGGTGAGCTCGACCAGCAGGGCGCCGCGCGGAGCGGGGCGAACTGA